One Gammaproteobacteria bacterium DNA segment encodes these proteins:
- a CDS encoding DUF3683 domain-containing protein, which produces MTHATQPRIREIPYNYTSFTDREIVMRLLGADMWDALNTLRGQRRTGRSARMLFEVLGDIWVVQRNPYLQDDLVAMAKRRASLIHALRHRLDQVEARADGNTLALDLVRRARHAVTRFEAWLKEQKEQRRRLVKRLGRVTRRDNIQFDGFARVSHVTDATDWRVEFPLVVLTPDTEDEVAPMVRECIALGLTIIPRGGGTGYTGSAVPLYADSAVINTERLEGLGEVEMRELPGVEGAVPTVRAEAGVVTRRVTERAGAAELVFAVDPTSQDASTIGGNVSMNAGGKKAVMWGTALDNLASWRMVSPDGDWLEVERLEHNLGRIHDVAEARFRVSRFQADGRTPKGEPETLVIPGPELRKVGLGKDVTNKFLGGLPGIQKEGCDGLITSAVFVLHQAPRFIRTVCLEFFGNVRDAVPAILETKRYIDGLKRVDLTGMEHLDERYVKAVGYSTKSPRHERPKMVLVLDIGGDEEDAVARAASEVVKRTAGRGAEGFVAVSPEARHRFWADRARTAAIASHTNAFKINEDVVIPLERLGDYSDGIERINIEHSTRNKLRIIEAVQGYLAGDLPELREAPGFEASDEAAAILEGKRAAAERILADVHALWTRWLEHMDDPAAEHHESLPEKVRPQAGRGDTLFDLLQRRDLRISYRKAVEKPLKDIFGGQEFAGVCRRLDAIHGELRQSRLFVATHMHAGDGNVHTNIPVFSNDQDMMREAEAVVSRVMGLATELGGVISGEHGIGITKFQYLEPAAVEAFVRYKKQVDPHDHFNRGKLMPGSGLAGAYTPSLRLLQQEALLLEASELGELNDMIRHCLRCGKCKPDCTTHVPGANLLYSPRNKILATGLIIEAFLYEEQTRRGVSLRHFEEMNDVADHCTVCHRCLNPCPVDIDFGDVTARMRQILRAQGKKHFRPGTWLSMQFLNVTDPTTIKVMRKGLIQWGYGSQRLAYKVAARLGLLGRKERPKSTTGATPVREQVVHFLKKPMPGDLPARPMRALLGAEDDRYVAIIRDPDKVNDESDAVFYFPGCGSERLFSQVGLATLAMLYHVGAETVLPPGYLCCGYPQTSGGDDAKGHAISVNNQVLFHRLANTLNYLDIKTVLVSCGTCMDQLLTYQFQQIFPGCRLMDIHEYLLEKGVALEQTDERVLYHDPCHTPIKHHNPLAVVSGLMGAEAKLADRCCGEAGTFAVARPDIATQVRYRKQQELEADVAAVGGGAGRPVKLLTTCPACLQGLSRYEDEVPVEADYPVTHLAGEILGADWQQRFIDTTRQGGIERVLL; this is translated from the coding sequence ATGACCCATGCCACCCAGCCGCGGATCCGCGAGATCCCGTACAACTACACGTCGTTCACGGACCGTGAGATCGTCATGCGTCTGCTGGGCGCGGACATGTGGGACGCCCTCAACACCCTGCGCGGCCAGCGCCGCACCGGGCGCTCCGCCCGCATGCTGTTTGAGGTGCTGGGGGACATCTGGGTGGTGCAGCGCAACCCTTACCTGCAGGACGACCTGGTGGCCATGGCCAAGCGCCGGGCCTCGCTGATCCACGCCCTGCGCCACCGCCTCGACCAAGTGGAGGCGCGGGCCGACGGCAATACCCTGGCCCTCGATCTGGTGCGCCGGGCCCGCCACGCCGTGACCCGGTTCGAGGCCTGGCTGAAGGAGCAGAAGGAGCAGCGCCGGCGGCTCGTCAAGCGCCTGGGCCGGGTGACCCGCCGTGACAACATCCAGTTCGATGGCTTCGCCCGGGTGTCCCACGTCACCGACGCCACCGACTGGCGCGTCGAGTTCCCCCTGGTGGTGTTGACCCCGGATACCGAGGACGAAGTCGCCCCGATGGTGCGGGAGTGCATCGCGCTGGGCCTCACCATCATCCCCCGCGGCGGCGGCACGGGTTATACCGGTAGCGCCGTGCCTCTGTACGCCGACTCGGCGGTCATCAATACCGAGCGCCTGGAAGGCCTGGGTGAAGTGGAGATGCGGGAACTGCCGGGGGTGGAGGGCGCGGTGCCCACGGTACGGGCCGAGGCCGGGGTGGTGACCCGCCGGGTGACGGAGCGGGCCGGTGCCGCGGAGCTGGTGTTCGCCGTGGATCCCACTTCCCAGGACGCCTCCACCATCGGCGGCAACGTCTCCATGAACGCCGGCGGCAAGAAGGCCGTGATGTGGGGCACCGCCCTGGACAACCTGGCGAGCTGGCGCATGGTGAGCCCCGATGGCGACTGGCTGGAGGTGGAGCGCCTCGAGCATAACCTGGGACGTATCCACGACGTGGCGGAGGCCCGCTTCCGGGTGAGCCGCTTTCAGGCCGACGGCCGTACCCCCAAGGGGGAGCCCGAGACTTTGGTGATCCCCGGTCCCGAGCTGCGCAAGGTGGGCCTCGGCAAGGACGTCACCAACAAGTTCCTGGGGGGGCTGCCGGGCATCCAGAAGGAGGGTTGCGACGGTCTCATCACCTCGGCCGTGTTCGTGCTCCACCAGGCGCCGCGCTTCATCCGCACGGTGTGTCTCGAGTTCTTCGGCAACGTGCGCGATGCGGTGCCCGCCATCCTCGAGACCAAGCGCTACATCGACGGCCTGAAGCGGGTGGATCTCACGGGCATGGAGCACCTGGACGAGCGCTATGTGAAGGCGGTGGGCTACAGCACCAAGTCGCCCCGCCACGAACGGCCCAAGATGGTGCTGGTGCTGGACATCGGCGGCGACGAGGAGGACGCGGTGGCGCGCGCCGCCTCGGAGGTGGTGAAGCGCACCGCCGGGCGGGGCGCCGAGGGCTTCGTGGCCGTGAGCCCGGAGGCCCGCCACCGCTTCTGGGCCGACCGCGCCCGCACCGCGGCCATCGCCTCCCACACCAATGCCTTCAAGATCAACGAGGACGTGGTGATCCCCCTGGAGCGCCTCGGTGACTACAGCGACGGCATCGAGCGCATCAACATCGAGCACTCCACCCGCAACAAGCTGCGCATCATCGAGGCGGTGCAGGGGTACCTCGCGGGTGACCTGCCCGAGCTGCGGGAGGCCCCGGGCTTCGAGGCCAGCGACGAGGCGGCGGCCATCCTCGAGGGCAAGCGCGCCGCCGCCGAGAGGATCCTGGCGGATGTCCATGCCCTGTGGACGCGCTGGCTCGAGCACATGGATGACCCCGCCGCGGAGCACCACGAGAGCCTGCCGGAGAAGGTGCGGCCCCAGGCGGGCCGCGGCGACACCCTGTTCGACCTGTTGCAGCGCCGGGATCTGCGTATCTCCTACCGCAAGGCGGTGGAGAAGCCCCTCAAGGACATCTTCGGCGGCCAGGAATTCGCCGGCGTGTGCCGTCGCCTGGATGCCATCCACGGCGAGCTGCGCCAGAGTCGCCTGTTCGTGGCCACCCACATGCATGCCGGCGACGGCAACGTGCACACCAACATCCCCGTGTTCTCCAACGACCAGGACATGATGCGGGAGGCCGAGGCGGTGGTGTCGCGGGTCATGGGCCTGGCCACCGAACTCGGTGGCGTCATCTCCGGCGAGCACGGCATCGGCATCACCAAGTTCCAGTACCTCGAGCCCGCCGCGGTGGAGGCCTTCGTGCGCTACAAGAAGCAGGTGGACCCCCACGACCACTTCAACCGCGGCAAGCTGATGCCGGGCTCCGGCCTGGCGGGGGCCTATACCCCGTCCCTGCGCCTGCTGCAGCAGGAGGCCCTGTTGCTGGAGGCCAGCGAACTGGGGGAGCTGAACGACATGATTCGCCACTGCCTGCGCTGCGGCAAGTGTAAGCCCGACTGCACCACCCACGTGCCGGGCGCCAACCTGCTCTATTCGCCGCGCAACAAGATCCTCGCCACCGGCCTCATCATCGAGGCCTTCCTCTACGAGGAGCAGACCCGCCGCGGCGTCTCCCTGCGCCACTTCGAGGAGATGAACGACGTGGCGGATCACTGCACGGTGTGTCACCGCTGCCTCAACCCCTGCCCCGTCGACATCGACTTCGGTGATGTCACCGCGCGCATGCGCCAGATCCTGCGGGCCCAGGGCAAGAAACACTTCAGGCCCGGCACGTGGCTGTCCATGCAGTTCCTCAACGTCACCGATCCCACCACCATCAAGGTGATGCGCAAAGGCCTCATCCAGTGGGGCTACGGCTCCCAGCGCCTGGCCTACAAGGTGGCGGCGAGGCTCGGTCTGCTGGGGCGCAAGGAGCGTCCCAAGTCCACCACCGGCGCCACCCCGGTGCGGGAGCAGGTGGTGCATTTCCTCAAGAAGCCCATGCCCGGCGACCTGCCTGCCCGGCCCATGCGCGCCCTCCTGGGGGCCGAGGACGACCGCTACGTGGCCATCATTCGCGACCCGGACAAGGTGAACGACGAATCCGATGCCGTGTTCTACTTCCCCGGCTGCGGATCCGAGCGCCTGTTCAGCCAGGTGGGCCTGGCCACCCTGGCCATGCTCTATCACGTCGGGGCCGAGACGGTGCTGCCCCCCGGCTACCTGTGCTGCGGCTATCCCCAGACCAGCGGCGGCGACGATGCCAAGGGCCACGCCATCTCGGTCAACAACCAGGTGCTGTTCCACCGCCTGGCCAACACCCTCAACTACCTGGATATCAAGACCGTGCTGGTGTCCTGCGGCACCTGCATGGATCAGCTGCTGACCTACCAGTTCCAGCAGATCTTCCCCGGCTGTCGCCTCATGGACATCCACGAGTACCTGCTGGAGAAAGGGGTGGCCCTGGAGCAGACGGACGAGAGGGTGCTCTACCACGACCCCTGTCACACCCCCATCAAGCACCACAATCCCCTCGCCGTGGTGTCGGGCCTCATGGGGGCCGAGGCGAAGCTGGCGGACCGCTGCTGCGGCGAGGCCGGCACCTTCGCGGTGGCCCGCCCGGACATCGCCACCCAGGTGCGCTACCGTAAGCAGCAGGAGCTCGAGGCCGACGTGGCCGCCGTCGGCGGCGGCGCCGGCCGCCCCGTGAAGCTCCTCACCACCTGCCCCGCCTGTCTCCAGGGCCTGTCCCGCTACGAGGACGAGGTGCCGGTGGAGGCCGACTACCCCGTCACCCACCTGGCAGGGGAGATCCTGGGGGCAGACTGGCAGCAGCGCTTCATCGACACCACTCGCCAGGGCGGCATCGAGCGGGTACTGCTTTAA